One genomic region from Sphingobacterium multivorum encodes:
- a CDS encoding right-handed parallel beta-helix repeat-containing protein, with product MKVTSFLTCVFLLGTMTLSAQTKAKPTEYHVAVVGDDGQTGTQTRPLRTIMAAAKLAMPGDIIIVHKGVYRESIIPPRGGLSAQQPITYRAAKGEKVVVKGSEEVKGWKLLHDDIWQLELPNSFFGTFNPYAEEIRGDWFWPTPKERKYHRGAVYLHGHWLMEASSKEQLLADHSQKGGWWASVDGEKTSIWARFPQVDPNQEQVEINVRPRVFYPDRPFVNYITVDGFVMEQAATNWAPPTAEQEGLLGTHWSKGWRIVNNTIQYSKCVGIALGKYGDAFDNKDTESAEGYVETIKRALAFGWNKDSVGGHYVGNNKIAYCEQAGIVGSMGCSFSTIEKNTIHDIHIERLFTGAEMAGIKFHGAVDVSIRNNRIFRTDKGIWLDWMAQGAQIMNNLLYQNDLDVFLEVTHGPALVTNNIMLSKKSLLMNAQGAAFAHNLFAGKIDVVAYDSRLTPYLKPHATGIAALKDNPGGDVQFVNNIFAKGADISDYSNAYLPVLLNGNVYLKGSVGISTYKNNARMGEVHADAEQRMKAYTSKGAVEKNALIDTNEVTAANLVEKQGRVYLDFPFRTKWLQQKRALVTSRSLQPTVISNLPFDDRNGQYLQIDRDFFDKPRKHTNPTPGPFEYTGKKEEKITLIYE from the coding sequence ATGAAAGTGACCTCTTTCTTAACATGTGTTTTCCTTTTAGGGACAATGACTCTGTCAGCACAAACCAAAGCAAAGCCAACAGAATATCATGTTGCTGTGGTGGGAGATGATGGGCAGACCGGTACGCAGACGAGACCACTGCGTACCATTATGGCGGCGGCTAAGCTTGCGATGCCGGGTGATATCATTATCGTTCACAAGGGGGTATACCGCGAAAGTATCATTCCACCGCGCGGTGGCCTCTCGGCACAACAGCCCATTACCTATCGCGCCGCAAAAGGTGAAAAGGTGGTTGTCAAAGGGTCGGAAGAAGTAAAGGGCTGGAAGCTATTGCATGACGATATTTGGCAGTTGGAGCTGCCTAATTCTTTCTTTGGTACCTTCAATCCCTATGCGGAGGAAATTCGTGGCGACTGGTTTTGGCCGACACCCAAAGAACGGAAATATCACCGTGGTGCTGTCTATCTCCATGGTCATTGGCTGATGGAAGCATCTTCCAAGGAGCAGTTATTGGCCGATCATTCCCAAAAAGGAGGATGGTGGGCTTCGGTTGATGGCGAAAAGACGTCTATATGGGCGCGGTTCCCACAGGTTGATCCGAATCAGGAACAGGTAGAAATCAATGTACGGCCTCGGGTCTTCTATCCCGATCGCCCATTTGTCAATTATATCACTGTGGATGGATTTGTGATGGAACAGGCGGCGACCAATTGGGCACCCCCAACGGCCGAACAGGAAGGACTTCTGGGAACACATTGGAGTAAGGGATGGCGTATTGTCAACAATACCATACAGTACTCGAAATGTGTAGGGATAGCCTTAGGGAAATACGGGGATGCATTCGACAATAAGGATACCGAATCAGCTGAAGGTTACGTTGAAACCATAAAACGAGCCTTGGCTTTTGGTTGGAATAAAGATAGTGTAGGTGGTCATTATGTAGGGAATAATAAGATAGCCTATTGCGAACAGGCAGGAATTGTGGGGAGTATGGGCTGCTCTTTTAGTACGATCGAAAAAAATACAATTCATGATATACACATCGAACGTTTGTTTACGGGAGCAGAGATGGCAGGAATTAAGTTTCATGGCGCTGTTGATGTCAGTATCAGAAATAACCGTATCTTTCGTACAGACAAAGGAATCTGGCTGGACTGGATGGCCCAAGGTGCACAAATTATGAACAATTTGCTTTATCAGAATGATCTTGATGTATTCCTGGAAGTAACACATGGACCCGCATTAGTAACCAATAATATCATGCTTTCCAAAAAGAGTCTGTTAATGAACGCACAAGGGGCTGCTTTTGCTCATAATCTCTTTGCAGGAAAAATAGATGTAGTTGCTTATGATAGTCGATTGACGCCGTATCTGAAACCTCATGCGACTGGAATTGCTGCATTAAAGGATAATCCCGGTGGTGACGTACAGTTTGTCAACAATATTTTTGCGAAAGGAGCTGATATCAGTGACTATAGTAATGCCTATCTACCCGTATTGCTCAATGGAAATGTTTACCTAAAAGGCAGTGTAGGAATTTCAACCTATAAAAACAATGCGCGCATGGGCGAGGTGCATGCTGATGCCGAGCAACGCATGAAAGCATATACCAGTAAAGGTGCGGTTGAAAAAAATGCATTGATCGATACCAATGAAGTTACTGCTGCCAATCTAGTCGAAAAACAGGGCCGGGTCTATTTGGATTTCCCATTCCGGACAAAATGGCTGCAGCAAAAGAGGGCTTTGGTCACTTCAAGATCATTGCAGCCTACTGTGATCTCAAACTTACCATTTGATGATCGTAATGGACAGTATTTGCAGATTGACCGGGACTTTTTCGATAAACCCCGAAAACACACAAATCCAACTCCAGGTCCATTTGAATACACTGGGAAGAAGGAAGAAAAAATAACATTGATTTATGAATAG